A genome region from Trichoderma asperellum chromosome 7, complete sequence includes the following:
- a CDS encoding uncharacterized protein (TransMembrane:1 (i43-60o)) gives MAPKPTITAEALEALLEHDTKVKLAGLDVDGILRGKLVSKKKFLSIATAGFGFCSVIFGWDMHDMTYMRELKISNAENGYRDLLAIPDLSSYRRIPWEGNVPFFLITFHDPDTKLPICACPRGLLQTQLDRLRTKGYGAMAGAEYEFYTFQTPDSSSSPAAFLQNNPTQQLPSLTEGMFGYSLTRPVHNKEWYYEVFDSCENFSCDIEGWHTESGPGVFEAALEFGEAAEMADRASLFKYVVKSVGAQHRITPCFMAKPKQGLPGNSGHMHVSIVDESGKNLLARETVDENAPWKDIAGLSDLGRHFLAGVLEGLPDIMPVLAPTINSYKRLVENFWAPVTVSWGLEHRAASIRLIAPPTSKASATRFEIRVPGADSNPHYVLAAVLACGWRGVEKKLEIPCPPLAMGENVGGSSDKGARLAKSLREATAKFMAKDSIAREVLGDDFVDHFGGTREHEIRLFDEAVTDWEMKRYIESV, from the exons ATGGCTCCCAAACCCACCATCACGGCCGAGGCCCTCGAGGCCCTCCTCGAGCACGACACCAAAGTCAAGCTTGCCGGCCTCGACGTCGACGGCATCCTCCGCGGCAAGCTcgtctccaagaagaagttccTGTCCATCGCCACCGCCGGCTTCGGCTTCTGCTCCGTCATCTTCGGCTGGGACATGCACGACATGACCTACATGCGCGAGCTCAAAATCTCAAACGCAGAGAACGGCTACCGCGACCTGCTGGCCATCCCGGACCTCAGCAGCTACCGCAGGATACCGTGGGAGGGCAACGTGCCCTTCTTCCTGATTACCTTCCACGACCCGGACACGAAGCTGCCGATTTGCGCATGCCCGCGCGGTCTGCTGCAGACGCAGCTGGATCGGTTGCGCACCAAGGGCTACGGCGCCATGGCTGGTG cTGAATACGAATTCTACACGTTCCAGACCCCagactcgtcttcgtccCCCGCCGCTTTCCTCCAGAACAACCCGACGCAACAGCTCCCTTCGCTTACAGAGGGCATGTTTGGATACTCCCTCACGCGGCCCGTCCACAACAAGGAGTGGTACTACGAGGTCTTTGACTCCTGCGAGAACTTCTCCTGCGACATTGAGGGCTGGCACACCGAGTCCGGCCCGGGCGTCTTCGAGGCTGCCCTGGAGTTTGGTGAGGCCGCCGAGATGGCAGATCGTGCCAGCTTGTTCAAGTACGTTGTCAAGAGCGTCGGCGCCCAGCATCGAATCACGCCATGCTTCATGGCCAAGCCGAAACAGGGCCTTCCCGGAAACAGCGGCCACATGCACGTGTCCATTGTTGACGAGAGCGGCAAGAACCTGCTGGCGAGAGAGACAGTCGACGAGAATGCGCCGTGGAAGGACATTGCAGGACTGTCGGATCTAGGACGTCATTTCTTGGCCGGTGTCTTGGAAGGCCTGCCCGACATCATGCCTGTGCTGGCACCCACCATCAACTCATACAAGCGTCTGGTTGAGAACTTCTGGGCCCCCGTAACTGTCTCGTGGGGTCTTGAGCATCGCGCTGCTTCGATCCGCCTCATCGCACCGCCCACGTCCAAGGCCTCGGCTACACGATTCGAGATTCGTGTTCCCGGCGCTGATTCGAACCCTCACTACGTGCTCGCTGCCGTGTTGGCCTGCGGTTGGCGTGGTgttgagaagaagctcgagaTCCCGTGTCCACCGCTGGCTATGGGCGAGAATGTTGGTGGCTCCTCAGACAAGGGAGCGCGTCTGGCGAAGAGCCTGAGAGAGGCAACAGCCAAATTCATGGCCAAGGACAGCATCGCACGAGAAGTGCTCGGAGATGATTTCGTAGATCATTTCGGCGGCACCAGGGAGCATGAGATTCGACTGTTTGACGAAGCCGTAACGGATTG GGAAATGAAGCGGTATATCGAGTCCGTGTAA
- a CDS encoding uncharacterized protein (EggNog:ENOG41) yields the protein MIESLDSWGGLDVIFNNAGIMHANDDDAINTPEAIWDLTQNINVKGVWFGCKHAVLALRRNKKTKGSIINTASVVALVGAATPQLAYTASKGAVLALTRELAMVHAREGFRFNSLCPAPLNTPLLQDWLGDDKPKRQRREIHFPTGRFGEAVEQAHAVVFLASDEASFVNGSDFVVDGGMTKAYVTPEGPAAPAPTNNALKTSLD from the coding sequence ATGATCGAGTCTCTCGACTCCTGGGGCGGTCTCGacgtcatcttcaacaacGCCGGCATCATGCACGccaacgatgacgatgccatcaACACGCCCGAGGCCATTTGGGACCTCACCCAGAACATCAACGTCAAGGGCGTCTGGTTCGGCTGCAAGCACGCCGTCCTGGCTCTGCGCCGCaacaagaagaccaagggatccatcatcaacaccGCCTCCGTCGTCGCCCTCGTCGGTGCCGCCACCCCTCAGCTGGCCTACACAGCCTCCAAGGGCGCGGTGCTTGCCCTGACGCGCGAGCTGGCCATGGTGCACGCCCGCGAGGGCTTCCGCTTCAACAGCCTGTGCCCTGCGCCTCTCAACACGCCTCTGCTGCAGGACTGGCTGGGCGACGACAAGCCCAAGCGCCAGCGCCGTGAGATTCACTTCCCCACCGGCCGCTTCGGCGAGGCGGTGGAGCAGGCTCACGCAGTCGTGTTCTTGGCCAGCGACGAGGCCAGCTTTGTCAACGGCAGCGACTTTGTGGTGGATGGTGGCATGACCAAGGCATATGTCACTCCTGAGGGACCTGCGGCACCTGCGCCGACCAACAATGCTTTGAAGACTTCTTTGGACTAA
- a CDS encoding uncharacterized protein (SECRETED:SignalP(1-18)~EggNog:ENOG41), whose translation MISSLLSLAALAAVPALAAPTPAAAGNCFPFGNATFPGNYAAPSTALSNWWCPQSDFYGFMGFSYPLEDSTCSDSDNGYAQMKKDFAQQKKDFGASIVRMYYPTCTQSSVFINAIKAAYDNGMGLIVQVWTNFGDGNVWQQSQQAIYNAINDPSVAAIAPYVVHWAEFGSEPVGDGMDQGNFVNDLGKFRATLNAKGIQAGISEDWDRPGTMSGNNGQGLGSIGKGVKANSDFAHIHPMPFYHFNNPESQAWSYIQSQIAWVKANVGLPTFVTETQWAWGPTDHYPGHQDLGVTQYTNYWKTFDNNCAYFKAQNVGWFLHAWRGEDTFDIVNPNGGYIIPNWRPQQC comes from the exons ATGATCTCCTCGCTGCTCTCGCTCGCCGCTTTGGCAGCTGTTCCCGCTCTTGCGGCTCCtactcctgctgctgccggaaACTGCTTTCCCTTTGGCAACGCCACTTTCCCCGGCAACTATGCTGCCCCAAGCACTGCTCTTAGCAACTGGTGGTGCCCTCAGTCCGACTTCTATGGCTTCATGGGCTTCTCGTATCCTCTCGAGGATAGCACTTGCTCCGACTCTGACAACGGCTACGctcagatgaagaaggactttgcccagcagaagaaggactTTGGCGCCAGCATTGTGCGCATGTACTACCCTACGTGCACTCAGTCCAGTGTCTTCATCAATGCGATCAAGGCCGCCTATGACAACGGCATGGGCCTGATTGTTCAGGTCTGGACCAATTTTGGCGATGGT AATGTTTGGCAGCAGTCCCAACAGGCCATCTACAATGCCATCAACGACCCTTCCGTTGCGGCAATTGCTCCTTATGTCGTCCACTGGGCTGAGTTCGGCTCCGAGCCCGTTGGTGATGGTATGGACCAGGGCAACTTTGTCAACGACCTGGGCAAGTTCCGCGCCACTCTCAACGCCAAGGGCATTCAGGCCGGTATCAGCGAGGACTGGGATAGACCCGGTACCATGAGCGGCAACAATGGCCAAGGCCTCGGCTCTATCGGCAAGGGTGTCAAGGCCAACTCTGACTTTGCTCACATCCACCCCATGCCCTTCTACCACTTCAACAACCCCGAGTCGCAAGCTTGGAGCTACATCCAGTCCCAGATCGCCTGGGTCAAGGCCAACGTTGGCCTGCCTACCTTTGTTACCGAGACTCAGTGGGCTTGGGGTCCTACCGACCACTACCCCGGACACCAGGACCTTGGCGTCACTCAGTACACCAACTACTGGAAGACTTTTGACAACAACTGCGCTTACTTCAAGGCCCAGAACGTTGGCTGGTTCCTTCACGCATGGAGGGGCGAGGACACCTTCGACATTGTCAACCCTAATGGTGGCTACATTATCCCTAACTGGAGGCCCCAGCAATGCTAA
- a CDS encoding uncharacterized protein (EggNog:ENOG41~TransMembrane:4 (n7-18c23/24o39-59i118-140o160-179i186-204o)), with product MPSPMMTATLQAAFLSTLSNFCAQFIEAYWNNRTFYLDFIQLARFIAYTLITAPPNYIWQQFLEKALPAYPPIRRQHNHGDKDIELRAMEDSIGEGIERQDDGPVQSKFSIRNTLAKWFIDCITAGAIMNTVAFLVVMGILKGQPAIQIVSNIKTETMPIIIAGYKIWPIASIVSFSFIPVHRRIVFLSFIGLLWGIYMSLVAARV from the exons ATGCCGTCCCCAATGATGACAGCCACGCTACAGGCGGCGTTCCTGTCGACTCTCTCAAATTTCTGTGCCCAGTTTATTGAGGCATACTGGAATAAT CGTACCTTTTATTTGGACTTTATCCAGCTCGCACGGTTCATTGCATACACTCTCATCACTGCTCCGCCAAACTACATATGGCAGCAGTTCCTCGAAAAGGCTCTGCCGGCATATCCGCCTATACGTCGACAGCACAATCATGGTGATAAAGACATCGAGCTCAGAGCCATGGAAGATTCCATTGGGGAAGGGATCGAGCGTCAAGACGATGGACCGGTGCAATCCAAATTCAGCATTCGCAACACACTGGCCAAATGGTTCATTGACTGCATCACTGCCGGAGCTATTATGAATACAGTGGCATTTTTGGTCGTCATGGGGATTTTAAAGGGCCAGCCCGCCATTCAGATAGTATCCAACATTAAAACT GAAACAATGCCTATTATTATCGCAGGGTACAAAATTTGGCCAATCGCTTCAATTGTTAGCTTTAGCTTCATTCCCGTGCACCGCCGCATCGTTTTTCTGAGCTTCATTGGCCTGTTATGGGGAATCTACATGAGCTTGGTTGCGGCTCGGGTTTAG